In Brucella melitensis bv. 1 str. 16M, a genomic segment contains:
- a CDS encoding GDYXXLXY domain-containing protein — MTTNRKWLYAGAVLAALLQTGILYAGIEKRAAILRSGQDIVFQTEPVDPRDLMRGDYVVLGYEISNIARSAIQGVRPAGSRTVYVAVKPDAKGISRFSRASFVPFKDLATGETQIRGEAGYEISDDPEANIRLSFGIERYYVPEGEGHPIEGSQREHDITVLVAVDASGSPVIKALMDEGQPLYEGPLY, encoded by the coding sequence ATGACCACAAACCGCAAATGGCTCTATGCAGGCGCCGTTCTCGCCGCGCTCCTTCAAACCGGCATTCTTTATGCCGGTATTGAAAAGCGTGCCGCTATATTGCGTTCCGGTCAGGATATCGTTTTCCAGACGGAGCCGGTCGATCCGCGCGATCTTATGCGGGGTGATTATGTCGTTCTGGGATATGAAATATCAAATATCGCCCGGAGCGCCATTCAGGGCGTCCGCCCGGCCGGTTCACGCACCGTTTATGTTGCCGTGAAGCCGGATGCCAAGGGCATTTCACGTTTCTCGCGGGCGTCTTTCGTGCCGTTCAAGGACCTCGCTACCGGCGAAACCCAGATTCGCGGCGAAGCGGGCTATGAGATCAGTGATGATCCGGAGGCGAATATTCGCCTCAGTTTTGGCATTGAGCGATATTATGTGCCGGAAGGTGAAGGCCACCCCATTGAGGGTAGCCAGCGCGAGCACGATATTACGGTGCTTGTAGCGGTTGATGCGTCCGGATCGCCGGTCATTAAGGCGCTCATGGATGAAGGCCAGCCACTTTATGAGGGGCCGCTTTATTGA
- a CDS encoding DUF2157 domain-containing protein: MSFSISVERLIERWQNEGLIGAQTASRLNLDLEKRRSVFSLGSVLATLGGLLLGAAVIMLVAANWQEMPRLMRIGVIFVLIWASYLGGAWRQARGDKVFPAALYVLGAASFGAGIALVGQMYHISGDVYSAALYWTLGVLASAFLLRAQALAAFGAGVACFYLSTFVFADSNLSGADISYRWVGPLLLLAGVAAALFTRSRHAAHFLALFSIGWCLLLYAGQENKTVLLLMIVIGIGLILADGLRHEQLQKLTRFAHPLAAYGLLLVLLSFAILQLDSVITYGGVSAGIDRDILYSMLILALSIGAIAICGRDNGGLRSIAYAAFSIEVLYLAFETVGTMIGTSGFFLTAGILVLLLAAFVRRMESRFGRKQGLEAHP; encoded by the coding sequence TTGTCATTTTCCATCTCTGTTGAACGCCTGATCGAGCGATGGCAGAACGAAGGCCTGATTGGTGCGCAAACGGCATCACGGCTGAATCTCGATCTTGAAAAGCGCAGGTCTGTTTTCAGCCTCGGTTCTGTATTGGCAACCCTTGGCGGGCTTCTGCTGGGCGCGGCGGTTATCATGCTCGTCGCCGCCAACTGGCAGGAAATGCCCCGGCTGATGCGCATAGGCGTCATCTTCGTTCTGATCTGGGCGAGCTATCTGGGAGGCGCATGGCGTCAGGCGCGGGGCGACAAGGTTTTTCCCGCCGCGCTTTACGTTCTGGGTGCTGCGTCCTTTGGCGCGGGGATTGCGCTCGTCGGCCAGATGTATCACATATCGGGCGATGTTTATTCCGCAGCCCTCTACTGGACCCTTGGTGTTCTGGCTTCGGCATTTCTCCTGCGCGCACAGGCGCTGGCGGCTTTTGGCGCGGGCGTAGCCTGCTTTTATCTTTCGACCTTCGTTTTCGCCGATAGCAACCTTTCAGGTGCCGATATTTCTTATCGCTGGGTCGGGCCGCTTTTGCTGCTTGCAGGCGTTGCCGCCGCACTTTTCACGCGCTCGCGCCATGCGGCGCATTTTCTGGCCCTGTTCTCGATCGGCTGGTGCCTGCTTCTTTATGCCGGACAGGAAAACAAAACGGTTCTGTTGCTCATGATCGTGATTGGCATAGGGCTGATACTGGCTGACGGCCTGCGCCACGAACAATTGCAGAAGCTTACGCGCTTTGCCCATCCGCTCGCCGCTTACGGATTGCTGCTTGTGCTTCTTTCATTTGCAATTTTGCAACTCGACAGCGTTATCACCTATGGCGGTGTTTCGGCGGGCATCGACCGTGACATTCTTTATAGTATGCTGATATTGGCCCTTTCGATTGGTGCGATCGCCATCTGCGGGCGCGATAATGGTGGATTGCGCTCCATAGCTTATGCGGCATTCTCCATTGAGGTTCTTTATCTGGCGTTTGAAACCGTGGGCACCATGATCGGAACCTCGGGCTTCTTTCTTACGGCGGGCATTCTGGTGCTGCTGCTTGCCGCCTTTGTGCGGCGCATGGAAAGCCGCTTTGGCCGAAAGCAAGGTCTGGAGGCGCATCCATGA
- a CDS encoding DUF1127 domain-containing protein has protein sequence MNLFRSYNNWRRYRETVNELNQLSTRELNDLGISRADIPFVARQAKAR, from the coding sequence ATGAACCTCTTTCGCTCTTACAACAACTGGCGCCGCTACCGCGAAACCGTCAACGAACTGAACCAGCTCTCTACCCGCGAGCTGAACGACCTTGGCATCTCCCGCGCGGACATCCCGTTCGTCGCCCGTCAGGCCAAAGCGCGCTAA
- the trmFO gene encoding methylenetetrahydrofolate--tRNA-(uracil(54)-C(5))-methyltransferase (FADH(2)-oxidizing) TrmFO has translation MSNNTDLSPVHVIGGGLAGSEAAWQIAQAGVPVVLHEMRPVRGTDAHKTEQLAELVCSNSFRSDDAETNAVGVLHAEMRLAGSLIMACADAHQVPAGGALAVDREGFSQAVTARLEAHPLITIEREEITGLPPTEWGTTIIATGPLTAPSLAEAIAAETDADALAFFDAIAPIIHFDSINMDVCWFQSRYDKVGPGGTGKDYINCPMDKEQYEAFVAALIEGDKTDFKEWEGTPYFDGCLPIEVMAERGPETLRHGPMKPMGLTNAHNPTVKPYAVVQLRQDNALGTLYNMVGFQTKLKYGSQTGIFKMIPGLENAEFARLGGLHRNTYLNSPVLLDNVLRLKSRQTLRFAGQVTGCEGYVESSAIGLLAGRFTAAEKLSQAAVPPPPTTAFGALLGHITGGHIVTDDEPGKRSFQPMNVNFGLFPPVDVPKPEGKRLRGKEKTIAKKRALSARALADCRNWLSLY, from the coding sequence ATGTCAAACAATACCGATCTCTCCCCCGTTCACGTCATTGGCGGCGGCCTTGCCGGCAGCGAAGCCGCCTGGCAGATCGCACAGGCCGGCGTACCGGTCGTGCTGCACGAAATGCGCCCGGTTCGCGGCACCGATGCGCACAAGACCGAACAGCTTGCAGAGCTCGTCTGCTCCAACTCCTTCCGCTCCGACGACGCAGAAACCAACGCCGTCGGTGTTCTCCATGCCGAGATGCGCCTTGCCGGATCGCTCATCATGGCTTGCGCGGATGCCCATCAGGTTCCCGCTGGCGGTGCGCTGGCCGTTGACCGTGAAGGCTTTTCGCAGGCCGTAACCGCCAGACTGGAAGCCCATCCGCTCATCACCATCGAGCGCGAGGAGATCACCGGCCTGCCGCCGACCGAATGGGGAACGACGATCATCGCCACCGGCCCGCTGACCGCACCGTCGCTGGCCGAAGCCATCGCCGCTGAAACCGATGCGGATGCGCTTGCCTTTTTCGATGCAATTGCGCCCATCATTCATTTCGATTCAATCAATATGGATGTGTGCTGGTTCCAGTCGCGCTATGACAAGGTTGGTCCCGGCGGTACTGGGAAAGATTATATCAACTGCCCGATGGACAAGGAGCAGTACGAAGCCTTCGTCGCCGCCCTCATCGAAGGCGACAAGACGGACTTCAAGGAATGGGAAGGCACGCCCTATTTCGATGGTTGCCTGCCGATCGAGGTGATGGCTGAGCGCGGACCGGAAACGCTGCGTCACGGCCCGATGAAACCGATGGGCCTTACCAATGCGCATAACCCGACTGTGAAGCCCTATGCGGTCGTGCAGTTGCGACAGGACAATGCGCTTGGCACGCTCTACAACATGGTGGGTTTCCAGACGAAGCTGAAATATGGCTCGCAGACGGGCATTTTTAAAATGATACCCGGCCTGGAGAACGCGGAATTTGCACGCCTTGGCGGCCTGCACCGCAACACCTACCTTAACTCTCCCGTATTGCTCGACAATGTTCTGCGTCTCAAATCCCGTCAGACATTGCGTTTTGCAGGTCAGGTAACGGGTTGTGAGGGCTATGTCGAATCGTCGGCCATCGGCCTGCTGGCCGGTCGCTTTACGGCTGCGGAAAAGCTTAGTCAGGCTGCCGTGCCGCCCCCGCCCACGACGGCTTTCGGCGCGCTGCTTGGCCATATTACCGGTGGCCATATCGTTACCGATGACGAACCCGGCAAGCGTTCCTTCCAGCCGATGAACGTGAATTTCGGCCTGTTTCCGCCCGTTGACGTACCCAAACCCGAAGGCAAGCGCCTGCGCGGCAAGGAAAAGACCATTGCCAAAAAGCGCGCGCTTTCCGCACGCGCCCTTGCCGATTGCCGAAACTGGCTCAGCTTGTACTGA
- a CDS encoding phytoene/squalene synthase family protein codes for MNQNETHCLALLREADRDRYLSVLYAPQEKRGALAALYAFNAEIARIRDLVHEPLPGEVRLQWWRDLINGEARGSAEAHPVAAALIETIEKYELPRIAFDNYCEARVFDLYDDPMPSRNDLEGYCGETASALIQLAGFILDRDAAQAHAETAGHAGVAQAVAGLLRLLPIHRRRGQVYVPADMLKAIGVTRDMLLSSEDKSATERAVTIMLALAREHLAIFDKAKAGLPQTLHPAFLPMALVPAYLNAVERLGAQAAQKVADISAIRKQWLMFRANF; via the coding sequence ATGAACCAGAATGAAACCCATTGTCTGGCGCTTTTGCGCGAAGCAGACCGGGATCGCTATCTTTCGGTGCTCTACGCCCCGCAGGAAAAGCGCGGCGCATTGGCTGCACTATATGCGTTCAACGCCGAGATTGCGCGCATCCGCGATCTCGTCCACGAACCGCTTCCGGGCGAAGTGCGGTTGCAATGGTGGCGTGATCTCATCAATGGCGAGGCAAGAGGCAGTGCTGAAGCGCATCCAGTTGCCGCGGCCTTGATCGAGACGATCGAAAAATACGAGCTTCCCCGCATTGCCTTCGACAATTATTGCGAAGCGCGCGTGTTCGATCTTTATGACGATCCCATGCCGAGCCGTAACGACTTGGAAGGCTATTGCGGTGAAACGGCATCGGCTTTGATCCAGCTGGCCGGTTTCATACTGGATCGCGATGCCGCGCAGGCCCATGCTGAAACCGCTGGCCATGCCGGCGTTGCGCAGGCGGTGGCGGGTTTACTGCGGCTCTTGCCAATCCACCGGCGACGCGGGCAGGTTTATGTTCCGGCGGACATGCTCAAAGCCATCGGTGTAACCCGCGATATGCTTCTCTCCAGCGAAGACAAATCCGCCACCGAGCGTGCCGTCACCATCATGCTGGCGCTGGCGCGGGAGCATCTGGCAATTTTCGACAAGGCCAAAGCCGGGTTGCCTCAAACGCTTCATCCGGCCTTTTTGCCGATGGCGCTTGTTCCGGCCTATCTGAACGCGGTTGAACGTCTGGGTGCGCAGGCAGCGCAGAAGGTTGCCGATATTTCTGCCATCCGTAAACAATGGCTGATGTTCCGCGCAAACTTTTGA
- a CDS encoding Mth938-like domain-containing protein, with protein MAKGIEIREAHFPGRAPIDAYGNGGFRFAEMSHRGSILCLPSGIHGWEPKNPPLLSRADLGAILEEASDIEILLVGTGMDLRRIPEDVRALLRQHHISSDPMSTGAAVRTYNVLLAEDRAVAAALIAVD; from the coding sequence ATGGCGAAGGGAATAGAAATACGCGAAGCCCATTTTCCGGGCCGCGCGCCCATCGATGCCTATGGCAATGGTGGGTTCCGCTTTGCCGAAATGTCGCATCGCGGCTCCATTCTCTGTCTCCCGTCGGGTATTCATGGCTGGGAGCCGAAAAACCCGCCGCTTCTTTCCCGTGCCGATCTCGGTGCGATACTGGAGGAGGCGTCCGACATCGAGATTCTGCTGGTGGGTACGGGCATGGACCTGCGCCGTATTCCAGAAGATGTGCGCGCGCTGCTGCGCCAACACCACATTTCCTCCGACCCTATGAGCACCGGCGCCGCCGTGCGCACCTATAATGTGCTTCTGGCGGAAGATCGCGCGGTTGCGGCAGCGCTGATTGCTGTAGATTGA
- the secDF gene encoding protein translocase subunit SecDF, whose product MLYFSRWKSALIWLAVLVSLIIASPNFLSRETLANLPDFLPKKQVSLGLDLSGGSRLILQVQNAGKTDLETTANIMRQRLEELGYGNPVVEGEGRNQIRVEVPGLYDAQLLKDILTIRGNLSFRAMDDTMSPDDAIRGTPLADSEIVYSFDDPPVGYLLKKTPILTGHDITDAKASISADDGQPVITLTLDDNGRRRLADLTAQGNENSFAIVVDNQVVSAPTVSGPLDTSELQIEGAFDLQAANNMAVVLRSGALPQAVTVLEERTIASALGEDYASAAVLAALLAALVVGLFMVLSYGILGVIALVALVVNIIILTAVLSLIGASISLASIAGLVLTIGLAVDAHILIYERVREDRRKGYSVVQAMESGFYRALSTIVDANLTTLIAALVLFLLGSGTVHGFALTVAIGIGTTLFTTLTFTRLLIAQWVRTAKPKEVPKRRLKLVPTVTHIPFMRLQFVTLGISVLACAIVVALFVNIGFNYGIDFRGGSMVELQARNGDANLEDINERLAELNIDSARVLPAKSPRSALVIIGSQEVGDDAEQTVAVKLRGEFEQDYSFQRVDVVGPTVSEQLSRAGVLAVILSLIGIFIYVWFRFRWQLALGAVLSTLHDVVILSGMFIVFRMEFNLWSVAAILTIIGYSLNDTVVIYDRVRENLRRYKSAPLPAIIDASINQTLSRTLLTSFVTFLAHVPLYAFGGSEIRMFALALSVGIIVASYSSIFIAAPLLVQFGLKPRETDAGDAVDAELAQSLNLES is encoded by the coding sequence ATGCTCTATTTTTCACGCTGGAAATCTGCACTGATATGGCTGGCAGTCCTTGTCAGCCTCATCATCGCATCTCCAAATTTTCTCTCGCGTGAAACGCTGGCAAATCTGCCGGATTTTCTGCCCAAGAAGCAGGTATCGCTGGGGCTCGACCTTTCGGGCGGCTCGCGGCTTATTCTTCAGGTGCAGAATGCAGGCAAGACCGATCTGGAGACGACTGCCAATATCATGCGGCAGCGTCTGGAAGAGCTTGGCTATGGCAATCCCGTTGTCGAGGGAGAGGGGCGCAATCAGATTCGCGTGGAGGTTCCGGGCCTTTACGATGCGCAGCTTCTCAAAGATATTCTCACCATTCGCGGAAATCTTTCCTTCCGCGCCATGGACGACACCATGTCGCCGGATGACGCCATTCGCGGCACACCGCTTGCCGATAGCGAAATCGTCTATTCCTTTGATGATCCTCCGGTTGGTTATCTTCTGAAAAAAACACCCATTCTCACCGGGCATGACATCACGGATGCCAAGGCGAGTATTTCCGCCGACGATGGCCAGCCGGTCATCACGCTGACACTGGACGACAACGGACGCCGGCGTCTGGCCGATCTGACGGCGCAGGGCAATGAGAATTCCTTCGCCATCGTCGTTGATAATCAGGTGGTTTCCGCGCCCACGGTTTCCGGCCCGCTCGACACCAGTGAATTGCAGATCGAAGGCGCATTCGATTTACAGGCCGCCAATAATATGGCCGTGGTTCTGCGCTCTGGCGCCTTGCCGCAAGCGGTGACTGTGCTTGAAGAGCGCACCATCGCCTCCGCGCTCGGTGAGGATTATGCGAGTGCGGCAGTGCTTGCGGCCCTTCTGGCGGCACTGGTGGTCGGCCTCTTCATGGTGCTTTCCTATGGCATTCTGGGTGTCATCGCCCTGGTTGCGCTTGTGGTCAATATCATCATCCTGACGGCTGTTCTGTCGCTCATTGGCGCTTCGATAAGCCTTGCGAGCATTGCAGGTCTCGTCTTGACCATCGGCCTTGCGGTCGATGCGCATATTCTGATCTATGAGCGTGTACGCGAGGATCGCCGCAAGGGCTATTCCGTCGTGCAGGCGATGGAATCGGGCTTTTATCGCGCCCTTTCCACCATTGTGGATGCCAATCTTACCACGCTTATCGCCGCACTCGTTCTGTTCCTTCTGGGGTCGGGTACGGTGCATGGTTTTGCGCTCACGGTCGCAATCGGCATCGGCACGACGCTTTTCACCACGCTCACTTTCACGCGCCTGCTGATCGCCCAATGGGTGCGCACCGCCAAGCCGAAGGAAGTGCCCAAGCGTCGCCTGAAACTGGTGCCAACCGTCACTCATATTCCCTTCATGCGCCTCCAGTTCGTAACGCTCGGCATTTCGGTGCTGGCCTGCGCAATCGTGGTCGCGCTTTTCGTCAATATCGGCTTCAACTACGGCATCGACTTTCGTGGCGGTTCGATGGTCGAGCTGCAGGCGCGCAATGGCGATGCCAATCTGGAAGATATCAACGAGCGGCTCGCGGAGCTGAATATCGATAGCGCCCGCGTTCTGCCTGCGAAATCGCCGCGCTCGGCCCTTGTCATTATCGGCAGTCAGGAAGTGGGCGACGATGCGGAGCAGACCGTTGCCGTCAAGCTTCGCGGTGAATTCGAGCAGGATTATTCCTTCCAGCGGGTCGATGTGGTCGGGCCGACCGTATCGGAACAATTGTCGCGCGCAGGCGTGCTCGCTGTCATCCTGTCGCTGATTGGCATCTTCATCTATGTCTGGTTCCGCTTCCGCTGGCAGCTCGCACTGGGCGCGGTGCTTTCCACATTGCATGATGTCGTCATTCTTTCAGGCATGTTCATCGTTTTCCGCATGGAATTCAATTTGTGGAGCGTGGCGGCAATCCTCACGATCATTGGCTATTCGCTGAACGATACGGTGGTGATCTATGACCGGGTGCGCGAGAACCTTCGCCGTTACAAGAGTGCGCCATTGCCCGCGATCATCGATGCCTCGATCAACCAGACCCTGTCGCGAACGCTGTTGACCTCTTTCGTCACCTTCCTGGCACATGTTCCGCTTTATGCTTTTGGCGGCTCGGAAATTCGCATGTTTGCGCTGGCGCTCAGTGTCGGTATCATTGTGGCGAGTTATTCTTCAATCTTCATCGCAGCACCGCTGCTTGTTCAGTTCGGTCTCAAGCCGCGCGAAACCGATGCCGGTGACGCGGTGGATGCGGAGCTTGCGCAATCGCTCAATCTGGAAAGCTGA
- the yajC gene encoding preprotein translocase subunit YajC has protein sequence MFVTPAFAQASGSVVGPDMLMSILPFILIFVIMYFLIIRPQRTQMKKRQEMLNSVRRGDTVVTGGGIVGKVLKVVDDNELELEIADGVRIRVVRATLMDVRVKGEPVADNKNK, from the coding sequence ATGTTCGTAACACCGGCTTTCGCTCAAGCATCCGGCAGCGTTGTTGGACCAGATATGCTCATGAGCATCCTGCCGTTCATCCTGATCTTCGTCATCATGTACTTTCTCATCATCCGCCCGCAGCGGACCCAGATGAAGAAGCGTCAGGAAATGCTGAACTCCGTGCGTCGTGGCGATACGGTCGTGACGGGTGGCGGCATCGTCGGCAAGGTTCTCAAGGTTGTCGATGACAACGAACTCGAACTCGAAATTGCCGATGGCGTTCGTATTCGCGTTGTGCGTGCCACCTTGATGGATGTGCGCGTGAAGGGCGAACCTGTCGCCGACAACAAGAACAAATAA